Proteins from one Thaumasiovibrio subtropicus genomic window:
- a CDS encoding dicarboxylate/amino acid:cation symporter encodes MSKSLSGKIFTGLFLGLILGTAIQYLFSGVAIMDTYLLGLAEGVGGMFVSLIKLLVVPLVFVSIVCGIVELKDVTAFGRLGGKTFALYIINTLIAITAALTLGAIFQPGAGANLAGSVSEAVKLTTTETPDIFSLIVNIVPSNPVQAFASGDMLQIIFMAILTGLAIQALDQRGGPAIRTFKMTNEVMMKLVGLVMSLAPYGVFALMVQLGATLDANTLASVAGYVVLVISVLVFWIFFFYPAAVALTTGMKPSEFLRKTREQVLFSLSTASSNATIPVTMRTLTDKIGVSKSVAGFGVPLGATMNMSGVSIYIALATIFVANAFGTPINTADYFTLGLTILLLSIGAGGVPGGGVVMVGVLIHQLGLPAEGLAIVAAVDRICDMFCTSSNVVGDTAVNTIVAKSENELDTEQMAQAEATSNA; translated from the coding sequence ATGTCCAAGTCTTTGTCTGGAAAAATCTTTACCGGTCTGTTCTTAGGTTTGATCTTAGGGACAGCAATTCAATACCTGTTTAGTGGCGTAGCCATCATGGATACCTATCTGCTTGGTTTAGCAGAAGGGGTCGGCGGCATGTTTGTTTCTTTGATCAAACTCCTTGTTGTCCCGCTCGTCTTCGTATCTATCGTGTGCGGTATCGTTGAACTAAAAGATGTCACAGCGTTTGGTCGATTGGGTGGAAAAACTTTTGCACTCTACATTATTAATACCCTTATCGCGATTACAGCTGCATTGACTCTCGGCGCTATTTTCCAACCTGGCGCAGGGGCGAACTTAGCTGGTTCAGTATCAGAAGCGGTGAAACTGACAACAACTGAAACGCCTGATATTTTTTCTCTGATTGTGAATATTGTGCCGAGTAACCCGGTGCAGGCATTTGCAAGTGGTGACATGCTGCAAATCATCTTTATGGCGATTTTGACTGGTCTTGCGATTCAAGCGCTTGATCAACGTGGTGGCCCTGCCATTCGTACCTTCAAAATGACCAATGAAGTGATGATGAAATTGGTTGGCCTCGTCATGAGCCTTGCGCCATACGGTGTATTCGCCTTGATGGTGCAACTAGGTGCGACTTTGGACGCCAATACGCTGGCTTCTGTGGCTGGTTATGTTGTCTTGGTTATCTCTGTACTTGTGTTCTGGATTTTCTTCTTCTACCCAGCGGCAGTTGCTTTGACCACAGGGATGAAGCCGTCAGAGTTCTTGCGTAAGACCCGTGAGCAAGTGCTGTTCTCACTGTCGACGGCTAGCTCAAATGCGACCATTCCAGTTACCATGCGCACCTTGACGGACAAAATCGGCGTCTCTAAATCTGTCGCGGGCTTTGGTGTACCTCTAGGTGCAACCATGAACATGTCCGGTGTTTCTATCTATATCGCATTGGCGACCATCTTTGTTGCCAATGCCTTCGGTACGCCAATTAACACGGCAGACTACTTCACGCTAGGCCTGACTATTTTGCTTCTGTCTATTGGTGCGGGTGGTGTACCAGGTGGTGGTGTTGTTATGGTCGGTGTACTGATTCACCAACTGGGGCTACCAGCAGAAGGCTTAGCGATTGTCGCTGCTGTTGACCGTATCTGTGATATGTTCTGTACCAGTTCAAATGTCGTCGGCGATACCGCAGTGAACACCATTGTTGCGAAAAGCGAGAACGAGCTAGACACAGAACAAATGGCGCAGGCTGAAGCAACAAGCAACGCCTAG
- a CDS encoding serine hydrolase domain-containing protein — protein sequence MKSLLTTFLLLFIGFPCLANESTFRFGTPSDVGLSHDSFQQLDDALDKESHRLHALLVVKDGVLAYERYFDDEFTMVGYEQYQYVNHDAQQPHLLFSSTKSVMSILAGVALQQGFIDSTEKPIVELLPEYAGLMQGSAKSMTLQHALDMAIGIDFDEWQAVENGASRLQAGHPWYDFSHIAEKDRMAFIFNRGMRYAPGETFQYSGAAVELTAKSIEAATKMRLDAFASQYLFNPLGITTNTWLQRAGGGIAYDWGLSLTARDFAKLGQLYLNQGEWNGAQLVDKQWIEESYDAAFLNVSSGMSYSRYWYHPFFRLRPESIFQRVFADPVWIPALMSHGYGNQILFIFPEQEMIVVMFAGEWLHKPNLTWHSPLKIQKIMAAPFKLVADYILPAALGKEIEFVSKNQK from the coding sequence ATGAAATCACTTCTCACTACTTTCCTCTTACTATTTATCGGCTTCCCTTGCCTTGCTAACGAAAGTACGTTTCGTTTCGGTACGCCGAGTGATGTCGGGTTATCCCATGACTCTTTTCAGCAACTCGACGACGCGTTAGATAAAGAGTCCCATCGGTTGCATGCGTTGTTGGTGGTTAAGGATGGCGTCTTGGCTTATGAACGTTATTTTGATGACGAATTTACCATGGTGGGCTACGAGCAATACCAATATGTAAACCATGATGCCCAACAGCCACATCTGCTGTTCTCATCGACAAAGTCTGTCATGTCGATATTGGCTGGTGTCGCTTTACAACAAGGTTTTATCGATTCGACTGAAAAGCCTATTGTAGAGTTGCTGCCAGAGTACGCAGGGTTGATGCAAGGCAGTGCGAAAAGCATGACCTTGCAACATGCCCTCGATATGGCGATAGGGATTGATTTTGATGAGTGGCAAGCTGTTGAGAACGGGGCTTCCCGTTTGCAAGCCGGTCACCCTTGGTATGACTTTTCGCACATAGCGGAAAAGGATCGGATGGCGTTTATTTTTAATCGGGGGATGCGTTATGCGCCTGGAGAGACGTTTCAATATAGTGGCGCGGCGGTGGAGCTAACAGCCAAAAGCATTGAAGCGGCAACTAAGATGCGATTAGATGCATTTGCGTCGCAATACTTGTTTAATCCTTTGGGCATCACAACGAATACTTGGTTGCAACGCGCGGGTGGTGGTATTGCTTACGATTGGGGATTGAGTCTAACAGCACGTGATTTTGCGAAATTAGGCCAGCTCTATCTTAATCAAGGGGAGTGGAATGGCGCGCAACTGGTTGATAAGCAGTGGATTGAGGAGAGTTATGACGCCGCGTTTCTAAATGTCTCTTCTGGCATGAGCTACAGCCGGTATTGGTACCATCCTTTCTTCCGCCTTCGTCCTGAGTCTATCTTCCAGCGTGTTTTTGCTGACCCCGTGTGGATACCTGCTTTGATGTCTCATGGTTACGGGAATCAGATTCTGTTCATTTTTCCTGAACAAGAGATGATCGTGGTGATGTTTGCGGGGGAATGGTTGCATAAACCGAATTTAACTTGGCATTCACCCCTTAAAATTCAAAAGATTATGGCTGCGCCATTCAAGTTAGTGGCTGACTATATTCTTCCTGCGGCATTGGGTAAAGAGATAGAGTTTGTCTCAAAAAACCAGAAATAA
- a CDS encoding NADP(H)-dependent aldo-keto reductase, giving the protein MEYRKIPHSTLEVSRICLGTMTFGEQNTEAEAHSQLDFALERGVNFIDTAEMYPVPPKAETQGATERYIGSWLQKSGKRDKVILASKVAGPRGVPHIRDNMSLDHRNIHDAVEASLERLQTDYLDLYQVHWPQRQTNTFGTLNYPYPEENQGVTILDTLEALADLVRAGKIRYIGLSNETPWGVMSYLRLAEKHALPRPVTIQNPYSLLNRSFEVGLSEVSHHEGVELLAYSPLAFGTLSGKYLNGAKPKDARCTLFERFSRYFTDQGVAATQAYVDVAHKHGLDPATMALAFVNQRPFVASNIIGATNLQQLEANINSIDLKLSDEVMEDLLAVGTQYSNPCP; this is encoded by the coding sequence ATGGAATACCGCAAAATACCGCATTCAACACTAGAAGTTAGCCGTATCTGCCTAGGTACAATGACCTTTGGTGAGCAAAACACAGAAGCTGAGGCCCATAGCCAACTCGACTTCGCTTTAGAGCGTGGCGTCAACTTCATCGATACCGCAGAAATGTATCCAGTGCCACCCAAGGCAGAGACACAAGGTGCAACAGAGCGCTATATTGGCTCTTGGTTACAAAAGAGTGGTAAACGCGACAAGGTGATCCTAGCGAGTAAAGTCGCAGGTCCAAGAGGCGTCCCTCATATTCGTGACAATATGTCTCTCGATCATCGCAACATTCATGATGCTGTCGAAGCAAGCTTAGAACGATTGCAAACCGATTATCTCGATCTCTATCAAGTCCACTGGCCTCAACGTCAGACCAATACTTTTGGTACCCTCAACTACCCCTACCCGGAGGAGAATCAGGGCGTCACCATACTTGATACCCTAGAAGCACTTGCCGATCTAGTGCGAGCGGGCAAGATCCGTTACATCGGCCTTTCAAACGAAACACCATGGGGTGTAATGAGCTACCTCCGACTTGCAGAAAAGCATGCCTTACCTCGTCCGGTCACTATCCAAAACCCCTATAGCCTGCTGAACCGCAGTTTTGAAGTCGGTTTGTCAGAAGTGAGTCACCATGAAGGGGTCGAGTTACTCGCCTACTCTCCACTCGCGTTTGGTACTTTGAGCGGCAAATACTTGAACGGCGCCAAGCCTAAAGACGCACGTTGTACGCTTTTCGAACGCTTCAGCCGATATTTTACCGACCAAGGTGTCGCTGCGACACAGGCTTACGTGGATGTGGCGCACAAACATGGCCTTGACCCTGCGACGATGGCACTGGCTTTTGTTAACCAACGTCCTTTTGTGGCCAGTAACATTATTGGTGCGACCAACCTGCAGCAGCTTGAAGCCAACATCAACAGTATTGATCTCAAGTTGAGTGACGAAGTGATGGAGGATTTACTCGCCGTTGGCACGCAATATTCAAATCCTTGCCCATAA
- the mutH gene encoding DNA mismatch repair endonuclease MutH → MQQPLPPQSENELLQRAWQLAGLTLGELAAEAGLQCPQNLRRDKGWVGQLLEWHLGAEAGSRPVPDFEQLGIELKTIPISHLGKPLETTFVCVAPLVGLQGITWQQCHLKHKLARVLWIPVEGEREIAISDRRVGSPLLWSPSAAEELALRRDWEELIDKIVLGDVENITARDGEVLQLRPKAANGKALTDAYGKEGQIIQTRPRGFYLKTQFTADILSRHFIH, encoded by the coding sequence ATGCAGCAGCCCCTTCCCCCACAAAGTGAAAACGAACTTCTTCAACGTGCTTGGCAACTCGCAGGGCTCACTTTGGGTGAACTTGCTGCAGAGGCAGGTCTTCAATGTCCACAAAACCTACGCCGCGATAAAGGCTGGGTCGGACAATTACTCGAATGGCATCTCGGTGCTGAAGCAGGAAGCCGACCCGTACCCGACTTTGAACAACTTGGCATTGAACTGAAGACAATACCGATTAGCCATCTAGGAAAGCCATTAGAGACGACCTTTGTCTGTGTAGCGCCTTTGGTCGGCCTGCAAGGGATCACATGGCAACAGTGCCACCTAAAACACAAGTTAGCACGTGTGCTTTGGATCCCCGTAGAGGGCGAACGTGAAATTGCCATTAGTGACCGCCGAGTGGGAAGCCCTTTGCTTTGGAGCCCTTCAGCGGCCGAAGAGTTAGCGCTAAGGCGTGATTGGGAAGAGCTTATCGACAAAATTGTCCTTGGTGACGTCGAAAACATTACCGCGAGAGATGGAGAAGTGTTACAACTTCGACCAAAAGCCGCCAATGGCAAAGCCCTCACCGATGCTTATGGCAAAGAGGGGCAGATTATTCAAACTCGTCCACGTGGCTTTTACCTTAAAACGCAGTTCACCGCTGACATCTTAAGCCGACACTTCATACACTGA
- the rppH gene encoding RNA pyrophosphohydrolase encodes MIDGDGYRPNVGIVICNSHGQVFWARRYGQHSWQFPQGGIDEGETPEQAMYRELYEEVGLTKKDVKILATSRHWLRYKLPKRLVRWDSKPVCIGQKQKWFLLSLECDESKVNMQRSSTPEFDGWRWVSYWYPVRQVVSFKRDVYRRALKEFSATAMPFRERKGRRKRR; translated from the coding sequence GTGATAGATGGCGATGGTTACCGTCCTAACGTAGGGATTGTAATATGTAACAGCCATGGTCAGGTGTTCTGGGCTCGACGATATGGACAACATTCTTGGCAGTTTCCTCAAGGTGGTATTGATGAAGGCGAAACCCCTGAGCAAGCGATGTACCGAGAGCTGTATGAGGAAGTCGGTCTTACTAAAAAAGACGTGAAAATTTTGGCGACAAGCCGTCATTGGCTACGCTATAAATTACCAAAACGTCTGGTGCGGTGGGATTCGAAACCCGTTTGTATCGGGCAAAAACAGAAATGGTTTTTGCTCAGCTTAGAATGCGATGAATCAAAGGTGAACATGCAGCGCAGCAGTACCCCTGAGTTTGATGGGTGGCGCTGGGTTAGTTACTGGTATCCGGTAAGGCAAGTTGTCTCTTTTAAGCGGGATGTTTATCGTCGTGCATTGAAGGAATTTAGCGCAACAGCAATGCCATTCAGGGAGCGCAAAGGACGTCGCAAACGGCGATAA
- the ptsP gene encoding phosphoenolpyruvate--protein phosphotransferase — protein MLQQLRDIVEQVAGTASLPMALEMLVSSTCRAMKTEVCSVYITDERSQCYHLMATKGLNKSHRAVSLAFGEGLVGYVGQRAEPINVADASQHKHFKHLPGIGEESFQSFLGTPIIHRRQVLGVLVVQQREQRQFDESEESFLVTLAAQLAVALAHAKAQGVWLENNETLKLQAVPSSSGVAVANGFWDDDQPQLEKVLPTSSLDADQELDRLYLAMEQASNEFRRLRKRFDNDLKKETLAIFDLFSHLLNDPMLRRDLEAKINAKAQAEWAVRQVVEAYSQRFAQMTDSYLKERAQDIRELGQRLLYYLNNDAQPQFEWPEVRVLFTRELTAATLAAIPREKLAGVVSMEGASNSHAAILLRALGIPAVMGAEFEPKLVHGKLVVVDGYRGDVLVAPSPAVADEYRQLAREEEELTATVEKELSRPCETQDGYPIEVNLNAGLSADSTISINHGVDGVGLYRTEVPFLLQRSFPSEEDQLHQYREILSAYQGKRVVMRTLDVGGDKPLPYLSIEEDNPFLGWRGIRFTLDHPDIFLIQIRAMLRASIDLGNMDILLPMISGIAELDDALTLINQAYVEVAKQAVLESRQLVRPRIGVMIEVPSMLYQLHHLRGRVDFLSVGSNDLTQYLLAVDRNNVRVASLYDALHPSVIAALDVILAQGQQYNLPVCICGELAGDPLGAMLLVGMGYDALSMNNRNVAKIKYILRKTDHSTLVAMADACRQAVTAEAIRDILTAYIEELELGGFIRAGK, from the coding sequence ATGTTACAACAGCTCCGCGACATAGTAGAACAGGTTGCTGGTACAGCGAGCTTGCCAATGGCATTGGAGATGTTGGTTAGCTCGACATGTCGTGCGATGAAAACCGAAGTCTGCTCTGTGTACATCACGGATGAGCGCAGCCAGTGTTACCATCTTATGGCGACTAAGGGGCTAAATAAATCGCATCGTGCCGTGTCCCTAGCATTTGGCGAGGGGCTGGTGGGTTATGTGGGCCAACGCGCTGAGCCTATTAACGTCGCAGATGCCAGCCAACATAAACATTTCAAACATCTTCCCGGTATTGGCGAAGAGTCTTTTCAATCATTCCTCGGTACGCCGATTATCCATCGTCGGCAAGTGTTAGGCGTGTTAGTTGTTCAGCAGCGAGAGCAGCGACAGTTTGATGAGTCTGAAGAATCCTTCCTTGTCACGCTCGCAGCGCAATTGGCTGTCGCGTTAGCGCACGCTAAAGCCCAAGGTGTATGGCTAGAGAATAATGAGACGCTCAAACTGCAAGCGGTGCCGTCCTCAAGCGGTGTCGCAGTAGCAAATGGGTTTTGGGATGATGATCAGCCCCAGCTTGAAAAGGTGTTGCCAACATCAAGTTTGGATGCAGATCAAGAGCTAGATCGTCTTTATCTCGCCATGGAGCAAGCAAGCAACGAGTTTCGCCGTCTTCGCAAACGCTTCGATAACGATTTAAAAAAAGAAACCTTAGCCATTTTCGACCTATTCAGTCATTTACTGAACGATCCCATGCTACGTCGTGATTTAGAAGCGAAGATTAATGCTAAGGCACAGGCTGAATGGGCGGTAAGGCAAGTGGTGGAAGCCTACTCTCAGCGCTTCGCCCAAATGACAGACAGTTATCTCAAAGAGCGTGCGCAAGATATTCGCGAATTAGGGCAACGCTTACTCTATTACTTGAACAATGATGCGCAGCCACAGTTTGAGTGGCCAGAAGTGCGGGTGTTATTCACGCGCGAGCTGACTGCTGCGACTTTGGCGGCGATACCGCGTGAGAAATTGGCTGGCGTGGTTTCAATGGAAGGGGCGTCTAACTCTCATGCTGCCATTTTATTGCGTGCGTTAGGTATCCCAGCCGTTATGGGGGCTGAGTTCGAACCTAAACTCGTGCACGGTAAGTTGGTGGTTGTGGATGGGTATCGAGGCGATGTGTTGGTCGCGCCTAGCCCAGCAGTGGCTGACGAATATCGGCAGCTTGCCCGTGAGGAAGAAGAACTTACCGCAACGGTTGAGAAAGAGCTCAGTCGACCTTGTGAAACGCAAGACGGTTATCCCATCGAGGTGAATCTCAATGCTGGATTAAGTGCGGATTCGACGATTTCCATTAACCACGGGGTCGATGGTGTTGGGTTATATCGTACCGAGGTGCCTTTTTTACTCCAGCGCAGCTTTCCTTCTGAAGAAGATCAGCTTCACCAATATCGAGAGATCTTAAGTGCCTATCAGGGCAAACGTGTCGTGATGCGTACGTTAGATGTCGGTGGCGATAAGCCATTACCTTATTTGAGCATTGAGGAAGACAACCCCTTCTTAGGGTGGCGTGGCATTCGCTTTACCTTGGATCACCCAGATATCTTTCTAATCCAAATTCGGGCTATGCTGCGCGCCAGTATCGACTTGGGCAACATGGATATCTTGTTGCCGATGATATCCGGTATCGCTGAGTTAGATGACGCGCTAACGCTTATCAACCAAGCTTATGTCGAAGTCGCGAAGCAAGCGGTGCTCGAATCCCGCCAGTTGGTTCGCCCGCGTATTGGTGTGATGATTGAAGTGCCATCCATGCTCTATCAGCTGCATCATTTACGTGGCCGGGTTGATTTTCTTTCAGTGGGAAGTAATGACTTAACCCAGTATCTTCTTGCCGTCGATCGTAATAACGTCCGAGTTGCTTCCCTTTATGATGCGCTTCATCCTTCGGTCATTGCCGCATTGGATGTGATTCTGGCACAAGGTCAGCAATATAACTTGCCAGTCTGTATTTGCGGCGAGTTAGCGGGTGATCCTTTGGGAGCGATGCTGTTGGTTGGGATGGGCTACGATGCGCTGAGTATGAACAACCGCAACGTTGCCAAAATCAAATATATTCTTCGCAAAACGGATCACAGCACGTTGGTCGCAATGGCAGATGCTTGTCGTCAGGCCGTAACGGCAGAGGCGATTCGTGACATCCTCACCGCCTACATTGAAGAACTCGAGCTGGGTGGGTTTATCCGCGCTGGTAAATAA
- a CDS encoding sulfite exporter TauE/SafE family protein, producing the protein MIVELFSEPALLVFLFCLFLGAIIGVLAGLLGIGGGLLVVPALCILLPEVGVATEVVMPLALGTSLASIVLTSSAAARNHLKAGNVDLQAVKLLLPGMLVGGLLGSTLADWIPTELLPKVFAFIVLFLALQMMLTVRVEATRPLPGWGGGFAAGSVIGTISTLAGIGGGSLTVPYLNRHSTEMRLAIGCSATTGAAIAIAGMLGFIGHGVGSEGLPDYSLGYVYLPAWAGIVMTSTFTSRFGVKLVSRWPTQRLKRFFALFLLVVSIRMFLG; encoded by the coding sequence ATGATAGTTGAACTGTTCTCTGAGCCAGCGTTGCTGGTTTTCTTGTTTTGTCTCTTTCTAGGTGCAATTATTGGCGTCCTTGCTGGTCTTTTAGGCATAGGTGGAGGATTGCTCGTTGTACCTGCACTTTGCATTTTGTTACCTGAGGTTGGGGTCGCCACTGAGGTGGTAATGCCGCTGGCCTTAGGGACATCGTTAGCCAGTATTGTACTGACATCGAGCGCGGCGGCACGAAATCACCTCAAAGCGGGCAATGTCGATTTACAAGCCGTGAAGTTGTTATTGCCAGGGATGTTGGTGGGCGGTTTGCTGGGTAGTACCCTCGCGGATTGGATTCCAACGGAACTTTTGCCTAAAGTCTTTGCCTTTATAGTACTCTTTCTCGCCCTGCAGATGATGCTCACAGTGCGTGTTGAGGCGACTCGTCCTTTGCCAGGATGGGGAGGCGGTTTTGCTGCAGGCAGTGTGATAGGGACAATATCTACGTTAGCGGGTATTGGCGGTGGCTCTTTGACTGTGCCTTATCTCAATCGACACAGTACCGAAATGCGCCTCGCAATAGGCTGCTCAGCAACAACTGGTGCTGCGATTGCGATCGCAGGCATGTTGGGCTTCATTGGCCATGGTGTGGGCAGTGAAGGATTACCCGATTACAGTTTGGGCTATGTTTATTTACCTGCTTGGGCAGGGATTGTCATGACATCCACGTTTACGTCACGTTTCGGGGTTAAACTGGTGTCGCGTTGGCCAACTCAGCGATTAAAACGCTTCTTTGCCTTGTTTTTGCTGGTGGTCAGCATTCGAATGTTTTTAGGATGA
- the lgt gene encoding prolipoprotein diacylglyceryl transferase, whose product MTQSYLTFPQIDPVLIKLGPLAVNWYGLMYLFGFLFAMWLANRRADKPNSGWTRDQVSDLLFAGFLGVVVGGRFGYVFFYNFDLFLDNPFYLFEVWKGGMSFHGGLLGVIAAMGWYGRKHGRTFFSVADFIAPLVPMGLALGRLGNFINGELWGRVADVPWAMVFPTGGALPRHPSQLYQMALEGIALFLILNWFIRKPRPAGAVSGLFLFGYGSFRFIVEYFREPDAHIGLIGGFISMGQILSLPMVLGGLVMMVWAYKCNQKPQQA is encoded by the coding sequence ATGACACAAAGTTATCTAACGTTTCCGCAGATTGATCCTGTATTGATAAAGCTTGGACCATTAGCGGTAAATTGGTATGGATTGATGTATCTGTTTGGTTTTCTGTTTGCGATGTGGCTAGCCAATCGTCGAGCGGATAAGCCTAACAGTGGTTGGACGCGTGATCAGGTCAGTGATTTGCTCTTTGCGGGTTTTCTCGGTGTTGTTGTTGGTGGCCGATTTGGCTACGTATTCTTCTACAATTTCGACCTCTTCTTAGACAATCCTTTTTATCTCTTCGAGGTTTGGAAAGGTGGTATGTCTTTCCATGGCGGTCTATTGGGTGTGATTGCAGCGATGGGGTGGTATGGTCGCAAGCATGGCCGAACTTTCTTTTCAGTGGCGGACTTTATCGCGCCACTTGTCCCGATGGGGTTGGCGTTAGGGCGCTTGGGTAACTTTATCAATGGTGAGCTTTGGGGCCGCGTTGCTGATGTACCATGGGCAATGGTATTCCCAACGGGTGGAGCGCTACCGCGCCATCCTTCGCAGTTGTATCAAATGGCACTGGAAGGGATTGCACTGTTCCTCATTCTCAACTGGTTCATTCGCAAGCCTCGCCCTGCTGGCGCCGTGTCTGGTCTGTTCTTGTTCGGGTATGGTTCATTCCGGTTTATCGTTGAGTATTTCCGCGAACCGGATGCGCATATTGGATTGATTGGTGGCTTTATAAGTATGGGGCAAATCCTATCCTTGCCGATGGTGTTGGGTGGCTTGGTGATGATGGTATGGGCCTATAAGTGCAACCAGAAACCTCAGCAAGCTTAA
- a CDS encoding thymidylate synthase, with amino-acid sequence MRQYLDLCQRIVDEGEWVENKRTGKRCLTVINHTLTYDVENNQFPLITTRKSFWKAAIAELLGYLRGYDNAAQFRAIGCNTWNANANDNPAWLNNPHRKGEDDMGRVYGVQGRRWQKPDGSTIDQLRKVVENLEKGMDDRGEILTFYNPGEFDMGCLRPCMHTHTFSLLGDKLYLTSYQRSCDVPLGLNFNQVQVFTLLALMAQITGLKAGKAYHQIVNAHIYEDQLELMRDVQLKREPFPSPQLKINPEIKSLDDLETWVTLDDFEVVGYQHHEAIKYPFSV; translated from the coding sequence ATGAGACAGTATTTAGATCTCTGTCAACGTATTGTTGACGAAGGTGAGTGGGTAGAGAACAAGCGCACAGGTAAGCGCTGTTTAACAGTAATTAACCATACACTGACTTATGATGTAGAGAATAACCAGTTTCCATTGATTACGACCCGAAAGAGCTTTTGGAAGGCGGCTATCGCTGAGCTACTCGGCTACCTGCGTGGTTATGATAATGCGGCACAGTTCCGCGCGATAGGGTGTAACACGTGGAATGCTAACGCTAATGATAACCCAGCATGGCTGAACAACCCTCACCGTAAAGGCGAGGATGACATGGGGCGCGTCTATGGTGTGCAAGGCCGTCGTTGGCAAAAACCGGATGGTTCCACTATCGATCAACTGCGTAAGGTTGTCGAAAACTTAGAAAAAGGAATGGATGATCGGGGCGAGATTCTGACCTTCTATAATCCAGGTGAGTTTGACATGGGCTGCTTACGCCCGTGTATGCACACCCATACGTTCTCATTGCTTGGCGATAAGCTGTATCTCACCAGCTATCAGCGTTCTTGTGATGTACCGCTTGGCCTTAACTTTAACCAAGTACAAGTATTTACGTTGCTTGCTTTAATGGCGCAGATAACGGGTTTAAAAGCGGGTAAGGCTTATCACCAAATCGTGAATGCGCATATCTATGAAGATCAGCTCGAGTTGATGCGTGATGTACAGCTCAAGCGTGAACCTTTCCCATCACCTCAGTTGAAAATAAATCCTGAGATTAAATCACTGGATGACTTAGAAACCTGGGTGACGTTGGATGACTTTGAAGTGGTCGGTTATCAGCATCACGAAGCGATTAAATACCCTTTTTCGGTCTAG
- a CDS encoding Na/Pi symporter encodes MSTQATTAAPQESGKNTLRWLQLGVMLYLLLVAVSVVSGGFKMAVGDQAKTLFEFASHPIAGLMIGLIATALTQSSSTVTSITVGLVAGGLPVETAIPMVMGANIGTTTTNTLVSLGHARCKEEFRRAFASATIHDVFNLLAVFIFLPLEIMFGLLDKISEWLVSPMMAAGDMSAANSFNFVKPLTAPAVDVFKSLGKMFPSTTGGIVMIALGIAIIMIAISMMGKLMRKLMVGRARDILKAAIGRGPLHGIASGSVVTVLVQSSSTTTSLMVPLVGTGVLKVRDVYPFTLGANIGTCITALLAATAVTGEFAVFALQIALVHLSFNVMATVFIFSIPFLRELPVKGAFLLGDLAAKSKMAVLAYLVAVFIALPGIILAITM; translated from the coding sequence ATGAGTACTCAAGCAACCACAGCAGCACCGCAAGAAAGTGGTAAAAACACCCTACGCTGGCTGCAACTCGGTGTAATGCTGTACTTACTGCTGGTAGCAGTGTCTGTGGTCAGTGGCGGCTTCAAAATGGCGGTCGGCGATCAGGCAAAAACCCTATTTGAATTTGCGTCACATCCTATCGCGGGCCTAATGATTGGTCTCATCGCAACGGCACTAACGCAATCTTCTAGTACTGTTACCTCTATTACTGTTGGTCTTGTGGCAGGTGGTTTACCTGTTGAGACGGCCATCCCTATGGTGATGGGTGCCAATATCGGTACAACTACAACTAACACGCTCGTGAGCCTAGGCCACGCGCGTTGTAAGGAAGAGTTCCGTCGTGCGTTCGCTTCTGCAACCATTCACGACGTGTTCAACCTACTCGCCGTCTTTATCTTCCTTCCGCTTGAGATCATGTTTGGCCTTCTCGACAAAATCTCTGAGTGGCTCGTCTCTCCTATGATGGCAGCGGGTGACATGAGTGCTGCAAATAGCTTCAACTTCGTGAAACCGCTTACAGCGCCTGCTGTCGACGTCTTTAAGTCTCTCGGCAAAATGTTCCCAAGCACTACTGGCGGTATCGTTATGATCGCTTTGGGTATTGCTATCATCATGATCGCGATTAGCATGATGGGTAAACTGATGCGTAAGTTGATGGTTGGCCGTGCGCGTGACATCTTAAAAGCGGCTATCGGTCGCGGTCCGCTACATGGTATCGCATCAGGCAGTGTCGTTACCGTTTTGGTTCAATCATCATCAACCACGACAAGCTTGATGGTGCCACTGGTCGGTACAGGTGTCTTAAAAGTACGTGATGTGTATCCGTTCACACTCGGTGCAAACATCGGTACGTGTATCACAGCCCTTCTTGCTGCGACAGCAGTAACAGGTGAGTTTGCTGTGTTCGCACTGCAAATTGCACTGGTACACTTATCATTCAATGTTATGGCAACGGTATTCATCTTCTCGATTCCGTTCCTACGCGAGCTACCAGTGAAAGGCGCATTCCTACTGGGCGATCTCGCTGCGAAGAGCAAGATGGCAGTACTGGCTTATCTCGTCGCCGTCTTCATTGCATTGCCAGGTATCATCCTCGCAATCACCATGTAA